Part of the Crossiella cryophila genome, CGGTCTGCAACTTCCACACCAGCTGGCCGTAGCCGACGTCCACTGCGACCACCTCGGTCGCCCCGCCACGCAACAGCACATCGGTGAACCCACCCGTGGACGCGCCCGCGTCCAGGCAACGCCGCCCGGTCACGGTGAGCCCCAACGGCCCGAAGACCTCCAGCGCGCCCAGCAGTTTGTGCGCGCCGCGCGAGGCCCAGCCCGGATCGTCGGCGTCCTCGCGCACCACCACAGCCGCGTCGGTCTCCACCGAGGTCGCCGGTTTGCTCGCGACCGTGCCGCGCACGGTGACCCGGCCCGCGTTCACCAGCTCCACGGCGTGTTCCCGGGAGCGGGCGAGCCCGCGGCGCACCAGTTCGGCGTCCAGCCGTACCCGCCGAGGCATGGGTCAGACCTGGTCGATCGTGGACAGCGCCGAGGTCAGCGCGGTGTGCACCGCGTCGAACCTGGCCACGTGCTCGGCCAGCGGCACCGAGTCCAGGTCCTGCAGACCGACAAGGGCGGAGTCGATCTCCGCCACCGGCTGTTCGGGCGTCATGCTCACCACGCTATACCCAGTTTCCGCAACGCCGCCTCAGCCTCGGCGCCCACCGGCGTCACCCCCGAAGGGACCCCACCGCCCGCACCCCACCACACCGAGCACAACGACCGCAGCGCCGACAACGGTTCCCCGCTCTCATCAGCCCCGCCAAGCCGAAGCCCGCCATCCACAACCTCGACCAGCCACCCGGCCCGCACGCCGACCTCGACGTGCTCCACCGGCGCGACCAGCCCACCAAGATCCTCGGACATATAACGGCACCGCTGCTCGGGAACGGCCGCCAGCAAACCCGCCGGTGTGGCCACCCCCGTCAGCACCACCAACGCGGGCAGTTCGGCCGCACTGGCCCCGGCGATATCGGTGTCCAGCCGATCCCCCACGACCAAAGCCGCCGAAGCACCGGCCGACTCCGCCGCCAGTACCAACTGAGTCGGCTCCGGCTTCCCGGCCACCTCCGGCGAAAGCCCGGTGGCGGTCCGCAACGCGGCCACCATCGACCCGTTGCCCGGCAACAACCCACGCTCGGTCGGCAAGGTGGCGTCCACATTGGACGCGAGCCAATAGGCACCGCCCCGGATGGCGATGCAGGCCTCAGCCAGCTGAGCCCACCCGGTCTCCGGCGAATGCCCCTGCACCACGGCCACCGGTTCGTCCGCCGCGGCCTCGACCACCCGAAGCCCCACCGCCCGAACCTCGGCCCGCAACGCCTCAGCCCCCACCACCAGCACCGGCGACCCGGCCGCCAGCTTCGCGGCCAACACCGCCGCCGCGGCCTGGGAACTGGTACTCACCTCACGGACGTTGGCCGGAAACCCCAGCTCCCGAAGGTGCTGAGCTACCGCCTCCGGCGCCCGCGAGGCGTTGTTGGTGACGTACCGGAGCGCACGCCCGCGCCGCTTGGCCTCAGCGATCGCCTCCGGCGCCCCGGGCACCGCGGTCCCACCGCGGTACACGGTGCCGTCGAGATCCAGCAGCAACGCGTCGTGCGCATCCAGCAACGTCATCATCAGTTGTCCCGAACCGTCCCATCAACAGACTTCACAACACCGGTCTCCCGCGACCCCGAGGACTCAACCGAAGCCTCCGGCTCACCCGCGGCCTCGCCCACAACCGGCACAGACTCCGCAACCGGTTCCCCGGCCGCAGCCGAATCCGCGACCGCATCCGAGTCCACAGCCTCGCCCGAGTCCACGACCGCATCCGCGGCTTCGCCGGAATCCGCGACCGCCCCGGAGTCAACCGCCTCAGCCGAGACCGCATCCGAACCCGCAGCCTCAACCGAGTCCACGACGACGTCCGTGCCCTGGCCCGAATCCGCGACCGCCCCGGAGTCAACCGCCTGGTCCGAGGCTTCGCCCCGGCCCGAAGCATCGCTCAGGTCCGCAGCGTCATCCCGGTCAGCGTCGTCCTGGTCCGCAGCGTCAGCCCGGTCCGAGTCCGCAGCCGATTCCCCGGCCTCGTCCTCGTCCCGGTCCTGCTCCAGTGCCTGGTCTTCGCCCAGTTCCTCGGCCTCCACCGGCACCACGGGTCCCGCGCCCAGCTCGATGGCCCGCTCAGCCGCGTCGGTCTCACCCTCGTCGTCCGCCTCGGCAGCCGAGATGAACCACTGGATGGCCTCATCGGTCCGGCCGGCCGCGGCCAGGTTGTCCGCGTAGGCGTAGAACAGCCGCGCACTCCACGGATCCCGCCGCTTCTCATCCAGATCCGGTCCCTGCAACGCCACCACCGCGGCGTCCAGCTCGCCCAGATCCCGACGCGCGCCGGCAGCCACGATCCGCAGCTCCACCGCCTCGTCCCCGATCAGCGCGGCGGCCTCGGTCGAACGGGACAGCTCCAGCGCCCGCTCCGGCCGGCCAAGTGCCCGCTCGCAGTCGGCCATGACGGCCAGGTGCCCGGAGCTACCGGTCATCCGCCGCGCCGCCCGCAGTTCGGCAAGAGCCTCGGACCATTCGCCGGCGTGGTAGGCGGCCAGTCCGGTCGCCTCCCGTACCAGCCCGACCCGCGAGGCCTTCCGCCGAGCGAACCGAGCATGCGCCAGCGCCTGCTCCGGCTCCTCGTCGATCAGCCGTCCGGCCATCACCAGGTGCTTGGCCACCAGCTCGGCCAGGCTCTTGGACAGGGTCCGCAGGTCTGAACGAACGCCGGCGTCCAGCTGACCGGGTTCGACGTCCTCGGGAAGCTCCGGCTCCACCAGCTCCTCGAGCTGATCCCGCCGCAGTTCGCCCGCGTCGAAGCGGTCATCCCGCCCACGCGGCCGGTCCTGTCCCGGGTAACGACGCTCGACGCCCTCCGCCCGGTCGGCGTCGGTACGACCATGCCGGACCTCGCGAGCCGGCCGGTCCTCCCGATTGCCATAGGCAGGCTTCTCGTACCGAGGCCGATCCCCAGCGCCGGCGGAACGAGGCCGCTCAGCCCCACCCCGATCGCCCTGGAACCCGCCGCGGTCGCCACGGTCGTTGCCGCGGTACCCGCCCCGGTCATCCGAACGGGATCCACCCCGGTCGCCGCCGCGGTCATCAGAACGGAACCCAGCACGGTCCCCACCACGGTCGTCCTTACGGAAACCACCACGGTCGCCCCGGTCATTACCCCGGTACCCACCGCGGTCATCCCGCTGCTGGAACCCACCACGATCGCCGCCGCGGTACCCACCCCGGTCAGCGCCACGATCAGCACCCCGGAACCCACCGCGGTCGTCCCGGCGGAACCCGCCCTGACCACCACGATCCGCACTCCGGTAGCCACTCTGGCCGCCCTGGTCATCCTTGCGGAAGCCACGGTCCTCGCCCTGGGCGCCGCCACGGTCATCGCCGCCGCCGGCACTGCCCTGGTCACCACGGTCGTCCTTGCGGACAACAGCCTGGTCCGCGCCACCGCGATCGTCCTTGACTACCGCGCTGTGCTCGCTCCGGTCCTCCTGGCGGGAGCCGCCAGTCTCCGAACGCTCCGCACCCTGGACGCCACCGGTCTCCTCGACCACACGGCCATCCCGGAACCCGGGCTTGCCGTCCCGACGGGGCCGGTCATCACGCTTCTGGTAGCGGGGACGGTCTTCCCCGTCCGTCCGCGGCTTGTCGAACTTGGGCTTGTCGAACTTCGGCTTGTCATAGCGGGGCTTGTCGCCATACCGCGGCTTGTCGCCGTAGGAAGGTTTGTCCCCGTACGGACGGTCCTGCCGAGGCCGGTCGTCCCGCCGGAAACCACCCTGACCACCGCGGTCGCCACGGTCGTTGCCGCGGTACCCACCCCGGTCATCCGAACGGGATCCACCCCGGTCGCCGCCACGGTCATCAGAACGGAACCCACCGCGATCACCGCGGTCATCCTTGCGGAAACCACCACGGTCGTCCGACCGGAAGCCACCGCGATCACCGCGGTCGTCCCGGCGGAAGCCACCCTGGCCACCACGATCGTCCCGGCCGCGGAACCCGCCCTGGCCGCCTCGATCATCACGCCGGAAGCCGCTCTGACCACCGCTCTGACCGCCACGGTCATCCCGGCGGAACCCGCTCTGGCCACCGCGGTCGCCGCCGCGGTCGTCCTTACGGAATCCGCCACGGTCACCGCGATCGTCCTTGCGGAAACCACCCCGGTCGCCACGGTCATCCCGCTGGTAACCACCGCGATCACCGCGGTCGTTGCTCCGGAAATCGCCCCGGTCACCGCGGTCGTCCCGGCGGAACCCGCCCTGGCCACCACGATCATCGCGACGGAAGCCACTGCTCTGGCCGCCTCGATCGTCACGCCGGAAGCCGCTCTGACCACTGCTCTGACCACCGCGGTCAGCGCCGCGGTAACCACCCTGGCCACCGCGGTCGTCGCGACGGAAACCGCCCCGATCGCCACGGTCAGTGCCACGGTTGTCCTGCCAGCGCGGCCGGTCCCCGGAAGAGGGACGGTCATCGCGACTGCCAGATTGTGGTCGATCACGATCCTGCTCAAAACGACGCGGCCGATCATCGCGCTGGCCGTAGCCACCACGCGAGCCGCCACCTTCGTAGCGCCCGCCACGAGACGAGTCACCACTGGAATTCCGATCCGGGCGGTCACCGCCACGACCCCAGCTGGAACCGCCACGCTCACGCCGGTCGCCCGACTGCGCGTCGCGATACCCGCCCTGCCTGCGGTTGTCACCGGATCCTGAGCGATCACCGCTCGAAGAACCACCGGACCGACCGTATGGTGGCTTGTCGCCACGCGGCCTGCCCGCTCCACCACCGGAGCGCCGAGGAGCACCGTCTCCGCGGTCCTCACCGGGCCGCCTGTCTGAAACCACCAAATCCTCCCGAACAACCAACAACACAAGAAGGGGCTTGCCCACCTTACCGGCGGACAAGCCCCTCTCGAATGATTGTTCGGCGGCGTCCTACTCTCCCACACGCTCACGCATGCAGTACCATCGGCGCTGGAGGACTTAGCTTCCGGGTTCGGAATGGGACCGGGCGTTTCCCCTCCGCCATAACCACCGAAACACTATGAAAAAACACAAACCATCAACACACACTCAGGTGTGCCAGGTTGGTTCTTTCAGAACCACACAGTGGACGCGTAGCAACTTTGTGAGCAAGCCCTCGGCCTATTAGTACCCGTCAACTCCACCTATTACTAGGCTTCCATCTCGGGCCTATCAACCCCATCGTCTATAGGGGGCCTTAACCCTTCAAGAGGGTGGGAGACCTCATCTCGAAACAGGCTTCCCGCTTAGATGCCTTCAGCGGTTATCCCTTCCGAACGTAGCCAACCAGCCATGCCCTTGGCAGAACAACTGGCACACCAGAGGTTCGTCCGTCCCGGTCCTCTCGTACTAGGGACAGCCTTCCTCAAGTCTCCAACGCGCGCGGCGGATAGGGACCGAACTGTCTCACGACGTTCTAAACCCAGCTCGCGTGCCGCTTTAATGGGCGAACAGCCCAACCCTTGGGACCTACTCCAGCCCCAGGATGCGACGAGCCGACATCGAGGTGCCAAACCATGCCGTCGATATGGACTCTTGGGCAAGATCAGCCTGTTATCCCCGGGGTACCTTTTATCCGTTGAGCGACACCGCTTCCACAAGCCAGTGCCGGATCACTAGTCCCGACTTTCGTCCCTGCTCGACCCGTCAGTCTCACAGTCAAGCTCCCTTGTGCACTTACACTCAACACCTGATTGCCAACCAGGCTGAGGGAACCTTTGGGCGCCTCCGTTACCCTTTGGGAGGCAACCGCCCCAGTTAAACTACCCACCAGGCACTGTCCCTGAACCGGATCACGGTCCGAGGTTAGATATCCAGTACGACCAGAGTGGTATTTCAACGATGACTCCACCACAACTAGCGTCGCAGCTTCACAGTCTCCCACCTATCCTACACAAGCCGAACCAAACACCAATACCAAGCTATAGTAAAGGTCCCGGGGTCTTTCCGTCCTGCCGCGCGTAACGAGCATCTTTACTCGTAATGCAATTTCACCGGGCCTGTGGTTGAGACAGCGGAGAAGTCGTTACGCCATTCGTGCAGGTCGGAACTTACCCGACAAGGAATTTCGCTACCTTAGGATGGTTATAGTTACCACCGCCGTTTACTGGCGCTTAAGTTCTCAGCTTCGCCACACAAGTGTGACTAACCGGTCCCCTTAACGTTCCAGCACCGGGCAGGCGTCAGTCCGTATACATCGTCTTGCGACTTCGCACGGACCTGTGTTTTTAGTAAACAGTCGCTTCTCCCTGGTCTCTGCGGCCAACCAACCCTAGCCCGTAAAGAGCTTCAAGTCAGCGGGCCCCCCTTCTCCCGAAGTTACGGGGGCATTTTGCCGAGTTCCTTAACCACAGTTCACCCGAACGCCTCGGTATTCTCTACCTGACCACCTGTGTCGGTTTGGGGTACGGGCCGCGTGAACACTCACTAGAGGCTTTTCTCGGCAGCATAGGATCACTCTACTTCGCCTCAATCGGCTACGCATCACGTCTCAGCCTTAATGGATGACGGATTTGCCTATCACCCGGCCTACACGCTTACACCAGTACTACCACTCACTGGCGGAGCTACCTTCCTGCGTCACCCCATCGCTTGACTACTACGAGATCAGATCCCACGCTCACTTTGCTCCGTCCGAAGACTCGGCATCGCTCGGGTGGTTAGTATCCCTCGCCTCACCATGGGCGCATCCACACGGGTACGGGAATATCAACCCGTTGTCCATCGACTACGCCTGTCGGCCTCGCCTTAGGTCCCGACTTACCCTGGGCGGATTAACCTGGCCCAGGAACCCTTGGTCATCCGGCGGCAGAGGTTCTCACTCTGCAATCGCTACTCATGCCTGCATTCTCACTCGCACACCCTCCACAACTCGCTCACGCGGCTGCTTCCCTGGATGCACGACGCTCCCCTACCCATCCACACGACTAGACACCCGGTTCAAGCCCGGGAGCCGATCTATAGTGTGAATGACACGGCTTCGGCGGTACGCTTAAGCCCCGCTACATTGTCGGCGCGGAACCACTTGACCAGTGAGCTATTACGCACTCTTTAAAGGGTGGCTGCTTCTAAGCCAACCTCCTGGTTGTCTGAGCGACCCCACATCCTTTCCCACTTAGCGCACACTTAGGGGCCTTAGCCGGTGTTCTGGGCTGTTTCCCTCTCGACTACGAAGCTTATCCCCCGCAGTCTCACTGCCACACTTCACACACCGGCATTCGGAGTTTGGCTGATTTCAGTAAGCTTGTAGGCCCCCTAGACCATCCAGTAGCTCTACCTCCGGCGTGAAACATGTGACGCTGCACCTAAATGCATTTCGGGGAGAACCAGCTATCACGGAGTTTGATTGGCCTTTCACCCCTACCCACAGCTCATCCCCCAGGTTTTCAACCCTGGTGGGTTCGGGCCTCCACGACGTCTTACCGTCGCTTCACCCTGGCCATGGGTAGATCACTCCGCTTCGGGTCTAGAGCACGCGACTATTTCGCCCTATTCAGACTCGCTTTCGCTACGGCTACCCCACACGGGTTAACCTCGCCACGCACCACTAACTCGCAGGCTCATTCTTCAAAAGGCACGCCATCACCCGAAGGCTCTGACGGATTGTAAGCACACGGTTTCAGGTACTCTTTCACTCCCCTCCCGGGGTACTTTTCACCTTTCCCTCACGGTACTAGTCCGCTATCGGTCACCAGGGAGTATTTAGGCTTAGCGGGTGGTCCCGCCAGATTCACAGCAAATTCCACGAGCTCGCTGCTACTTGGGAACACCATCAGAAGACCATCACGTTTTCGCCTACAGGACTCTCACCCTCTACGGTCGCCCTTCCCAGAGCGTTCAACTAACGCGATGCTTTCTTACTTCTTGCCAGACCGGCAGATCTAGCTGATAGGTCCCACGACCCCAGTAACGCAACCCCTGCCGGGTATCACACGAAACTGGTTTAGCCTCTTCCGCTTTCGCTCGCCACTACTCACGGAATCACGGTTGTTTTCTCTTCCTGCGGGTACTGAGATGTTTCACTTCCCCGCGTTCCCTCCACACACCCTATACATTCAGGTGCAGGTGACCCCACATGACTGGGGCCGGGTTTCCCCATTCGGAAATCCTCGGATCTCAGCTCGGTTGACAGCTCCCCGAGGCTTATCGCAGCCTCCTACGTCCTTCATCGGCTCCTGGTGCCAAGGCATCCACCGTATGCTCTTAACAACTTGACCACAAAGATGCTCGCGTCCACTGTGTAGTTCTCAAAGAACAACCAGACACCACCACACCACGCACCACCTAGCTCCTGTCTCAGACAGGCCGGTTTGGTTGCTAGCAGTAGAACTGGATCTTCTGCTTCCTCAAGAGCAACCCGCTTACGCGTGTTCTCTCAGGACCCAACAGCGTGCCGAACACCCCGTCATCCCTCACCACACGCACTTGGTTTCCACACCTGATCACTCAGGCAGTACTAGAAGCACGCATCGCAGATCCGACAGCGTTTTCACCAGTAGTTCCACAATTCTTTGAGCGCCACCAGCTCAGACACGGTCGGTCTGAAAACTGGATGGAACCCCACCCCCGAGAGGGCGGAATGTGCTCCTTAGAAAGGAGGTGATCCAGCCGCACCTTCCGGTACGGCTACCTTGTTACGACTTCGTCCCAATCGCCAGTCCCACCTTCGACCACTCCCCCCCTTACGGGTTGGGCCATGGGCTTCGGGTGTTACCGACTTTCGTGACGTGACGGGCGGTGTGTACAAGGCCCGGGAACGTATTCACCGCAGCGTTGCTGATCTGCGATTACTAGCGACTCCAACTTCACGGGGTCGAGTTGCAGACCCCGATCCGAACTGAGACCGGCTTTTAGGGATTCGCTCCACCTCACGGCTTAGCAGCCCATTGTACCGGCCATTGTAGCATGTGTGAAGCCCTGGACATAAGGGGCATGATGACTTGACGTCATCCCCACCTTCCTCCGAGTTGACCCCGGCAGTCTCCCATGAGTCCCCGCCATTACGCGCTGGCAACATGGAACGAGGGTTGCGCTCGTTGCGGGACTTAACCCAACATCTCACGACACGAGCTGACGACAGCCATGCACCACCTGTACACCGACCACAAGGGGGCCTACATCTCTGCAGGTTTCCGGTGTATGTCAAGCCCAGGTAAGGTTCTTCGCGTTGCATCGAATTAATCCACATGCTCCGCCGCTTGTGCGGGCCCCCGTCAATTCCTTTGAGTTTTAGCCTTGCGGCCGTACTCCCCAGGCGGGGCGCTTAATGCGTTAGCTGCGGCACGGAGGCCGTGGAATGACCCCCACACCTAGCGCCCAACGTTTACGGCGTGGACTACCAGGGTATCTAATCCTGTTCGCTCCCCACGCTTTCGCTCCTCAGCGTCAGTATCGGCCCAGAGACCCGCCTTCGCCACCGGTGTTCCTCCTGATATCTGCGCATTTCACCGCTACACCAGGAATTCCAGTCTCCCCTGCCGAACTCAAGTCTGCCCGTATCGACTGCAAGCTCAGAGTTAAGCCCCGAGTTTTCACAGCCGACGCAACAAACCGCCTACGAGCTCTTTACGCCCAATAATTCCGGACAACGCTCGCACCCTACGTATTACCGCGGCTGCTGGCACGTAGTTGGCCGGTGCTTCTTCTGTACCTACCGTCACTTTCGCTTCGTCGGCACTGAAAGAGGTTTACAACCCGAAGGCCGTCATCCCTCACGCGGCGTCGCTGCGTCAGGCTTTCGCCCATTGCGCAATATTCCCCACTGCTGCCTCCCGTAGGAGTCTGGGCCGTGTCTCAGTCCCAGTGTGGCCGGTCGCCCTCTCAGGCCGGCTACCCGTCGTCGCCTTGGTAGGCCATTACCCCACCAACAAGCTGATAGGCCGCGGGCCCATCCTGCACCGCCGGAACTTTCCACAACCCTGGATGCCCAAGGTTGTCATATCCGGTATTAGACCCAGTTTCCCAGGCTTATCCCAGAGTGCAGGGCAGATTACCCACGTGTTACTCACCCGTTCGCCGCTCGTGTACCCCGAAGGGCCTTACCGCTCGACTTGCATGTGTTAAGCACGCCGCCAGCGTTCGTCCTGAGCCAGGATCAAACTCTCCATCAATGAATGGTGTCTGACCACAGACTGTCAGGATCGCTAGACGCAATCCTTTATCAATGTGATCTCAAAGGAACCTCAAACGAGGTTTCAAATATATAAGCTCTACTGGCTTACATCGGCACACTGTTGAGTTCTCAAAGAACACACGCACACCGCACAACCACCAGCCGCAGAGGCCGACAGTTGTTCCGGGGCTTGATTGTCCTGGAAGCTTTTGTTGCTAGATCTTGCTGCGGTCGCCCACTCTACCACCTTACGGCGGGAGCTTGGTTCGCGGCCCTGGCCTGCGCTCCGTCCCCGGTGTTTCTGGGGCCGTTCCGCGCTGGCAGAGAGAAAGTTACGCTCGGGCGAATGCGAAGTCAAATCGGCTGTTCAGCCGAGGGAAAGACCAGGTCAGCGGGTTGCCGCCAAGTCGATCTCGGGCACATCACGGAGATCGGGTTGTAGTGGCCCCGGCCACATTCCGGTCATCTGCCGAGGTGGACGCGGTCTGGGCGGCCGGCAGCGCCTTCTCGAAGGGCAGCGGACCGATGGTGAGCGGGTCCGCGCGCAGGTCGAACAGCGGCCGGTACCCGGTGCGCAGGTACAGCGCCCGCGCCTCCGGCTGGCGGGGACCGGTGGTCAGGTAGATCCGCCGGTACCCGCGCCGCCCGGCCTCGCGCTCCAGCTCGGCCACCACCGCCCTGGCCAGGCCACGGCGCCGGTGCCCGGTGTGCGTCCAGATCCGCTTCAGCTCGGCCGTCCGGCTGTCATATCTGCGGAACGCACCGCCGGCCACCGCCTGACCACCCTCGATGAGCAGCACGAACGCGCCGAAGGGCGGGCTGAACTCGCTGTCGGGGAACCGCGTCATCTCGTCGATCTCGCCGTACCTGGCCCGGTAGTCGGCGTCGAGCTGGCTGAGCAGCGGCTCGGCCCGCGGATCCCGGACGGCGACGTAGTGGAAGGCCTCCGGTGGGAACTCCGGCACGTCAGGCCGGCACCGCGAGCTTGGCCGCGTCCCGCTTGGCGACCTCTTCCCGCACCATCGGGATGACGTAGCGCCCGAAGTCGATGGTGTCGTTGAGCATGTCGTAGCCGCGGGCGGACAGGATGCTCACGCCCAGGTCGTAGTAGTCGAGCAGCGCCTGGGCGACCGTCTCCGGGGTGCCGACCAGCGCGGTGGAGTTGCCGGCGCCGGAGGTGGCCGCGGCGGTGGGCGTCCACAGTGCCCGGTCGAACCGCTCCCCCTGTGCCGCGACGGCAAGCAGTCGCTGTGAGCCCGCGTTCTGCGGTGCGTCGGTGTGGTGGCGGCGCAGCAGCGCGTTGCCGCCCTCGCGCCGTTGCTTGATCACCTCGAGCGTGCGGTACGCCTTCTCCCAGGCGAGTTCCTCGGTCGGCGCGATGATCGGCCGGAAGGCGACCTGGATGCGTGGCAGGTCAGCGCGGCCCGCCGCCCTGGCCGCGGCGTGCACGGCCTGGATCTGCTCGGCGGTCTGCGCGAGCGGCTCGCCCCACAGGCAGTAGATGTCGGCCTCGGCGCCGCCGGCCGCGTAGGCCGCCGGCGAGGAGCCGCCGAAGGAGACGTTCGGCCTGGGCAGCTGCACCGGGAAGACGTCGCTGACGAAGTCGTCGAACCGGTAGTGCTCGCCGTGGTGGTCGAACGCCTCGCGGGTGGTCCAGATCCGCTTGACGATCTGGATGTACTCCCTGGTCCGGCTGTACCGCTCGTCCTTGGTGAGCCGGTCGCCCTCCCGGCCCTGCTCCCGGTCGTTGCCGCCGGTGATGAAGTGCACGGTCAGGCGACCATTCGCCACCTGATCGAGGGTTGCGAAGGTCTTGGCCGCATACGTCGGGTAGGAGACGTTCGGCCGATGGGCCAGCAGGATCTGCAGGGTGTCCAGTTTGGTGGCGACGAAGGCGGCCACCTGCGCTGGATCGGGTGAACCTGAGCCGTAGGCGAACAGCACCCGGTCCCAGCCGTGTTCCTCGTGCGCGCGGGCGAGTTTGAGCGTGTACTCCGGGTCGAAGGAGGCGCCGGATCGCGGCGCGGTCTCCGAACCGTCGTTGGTGCCACCGATTCCCAGGAACTCCACAGGCATGGTCGGACCTCTCTGGCGCGCGGGCGCTGGTGACGCGGGCGCGCGGCGTCGACCGGCCGCGATGACCGGTGCTGGTGAGGACGCGTGATGACGGGCGAGGAGCCGATCGGCGCCGGGGTCCGGGCTGAGGGGTGGACCGCGAGAGCGTGTGCCGACCGGAGAAGGCGGTCA contains:
- a CDS encoding GNAT family N-acetyltransferase, with the translated sequence MPEFPPEAFHYVAVRDPRAEPLLSQLDADYRARYGEIDEMTRFPDSEFSPPFGAFVLLIEGGQAVAGGAFRRYDSRTAELKRIWTHTGHRRRGLARAVVAELEREAGRRGYRRIYLTTGPRQPEARALYLRTGYRPLFDLRADPLTIGPLPFEKALPAAQTASTSADDRNVAGATTTRSP
- a CDS encoding HAD-IIA family hydrolase, which produces MMTLLDAHDALLLDLDGTVYRGGTAVPGAPEAIAEAKRRGRALRYVTNNASRAPEAVAQHLRELGFPANVREVSTSSQAAAAVLAAKLAAGSPVLVVGAEALRAEVRAVGLRVVEAAADEPVAVVQGHSPETGWAQLAEACIAIRGGAYWLASNVDATLPTERGLLPGNGSMVAALRTATGLSPEVAGKPEPTQLVLAAESAGASAALVVGDRLDTDIAGASAAELPALVVLTGVATPAGLLAAVPEQRCRYMSEDLGGLVAPVEHVEVGVRAGWLVEVVDGGLRLGGADESGEPLSALRSLCSVWWGAGGGVPSGVTPVGAEAEAALRKLGIAW
- a CDS encoding tetratricopeptide repeat protein, which encodes MEPELPEDVEPGQLDAGVRSDLRTLSKSLAELVAKHLVMAGRLIDEEPEQALAHARFARRKASRVGLVREATGLAAYHAGEWSEALAELRAARRMTGSSGHLAVMADCERALGRPERALELSRSTEAAALIGDEAVELRIVAAGARRDLGELDAAVVALQGPDLDEKRRDPWSARLFYAYADNLAAAGRTDEAIQWFISAAEADDEGETDAAERAIELGAGPVVPVEAEELGEDQALEQDRDEDEAGESAADSDRADAADQDDADRDDAADLSDASGRGEASDQAVDSGAVADSGQGTDVVVDSVEAAGSDAVSAEAVDSGAVADSGEAADAVVDSGEAVDSDAVADSAAAGEPVAESVPVVGEAAGEPEASVESSGSRETGVVKSVDGTVRDN
- a CDS encoding LLM class flavin-dependent oxidoreductase: MPVEFLGIGGTNDGSETAPRSGASFDPEYTLKLARAHEEHGWDRVLFAYGSGSPDPAQVAAFVATKLDTLQILLAHRPNVSYPTYAAKTFATLDQVANGRLTVHFITGGNDREQGREGDRLTKDERYSRTREYIQIVKRIWTTREAFDHHGEHYRFDDFVSDVFPVQLPRPNVSFGGSSPAAYAAGGAEADIYCLWGEPLAQTAEQIQAVHAAARAAGRADLPRIQVAFRPIIAPTEELAWEKAYRTLEVIKQRREGGNALLRRHHTDAPQNAGSQRLLAVAAQGERFDRALWTPTAAATSGAGNSTALVGTPETVAQALLDYYDLGVSILSARGYDMLNDTIDFGRYVIPMVREEVAKRDAAKLAVPA